A window from Sphingomonas bisphenolicum encodes these proteins:
- a CDS encoding chaperone modulator CbpM produces MIDLDDFVQRTGIARKVLTTWIEREWLVAEHPGTLQLSEMDAARARLIHQLEGDFGINDEGIEIVLHLLDQIHGLRRALETMQRAGPAGQGRVTRRGSRLRQRYYRLGKRRP; encoded by the coding sequence ATGATCGACCTGGACGACTTCGTGCAGCGCACGGGTATCGCACGGAAGGTTCTGACGACCTGGATCGAGCGCGAATGGCTGGTCGCCGAGCACCCGGGCACGTTGCAGCTCTCGGAGATGGATGCCGCCAGAGCACGGCTCATTCATCAGTTGGAAGGCGATTTCGGGATTAACGACGAAGGGATCGAGATCGTTCTCCACCTGCTCGACCAGATCCATGGCCTGCGCCGCGCGCTCGAGACCATGCAGCGAGCAGGACCTGCCGGGCAGGGCAGGGTGACCCGGCGTGGGAGCCGCCTCCGCCAGCGCTACTATCGCCTGGGCAAGCGCCGGCCCTAG
- a CDS encoding DnaJ C-terminal domain-containing protein — translation MSSPYEVLGVSPTASADEIQKAYRKLAKTLHPDLNPGDRTAEDKFKAVAGAYDLLRDPEKRRRFDAGEIDETGAERPPQGYYRDYASNDYGRYANSGGFADFDEDLFADLFRQRGRGQPNRRGEDLQFRLGLTLAQAITGGEQRLTLPGGGTLDVKIPAGVVDGQTLRLKGKGGMGFGSGGPGDAYIMLEVLPDPRFAREGDDLVLEVPISLSEAVLGGKIQVATPTSQVSMTVPAGSNSGSTLRLKGQGAPRAGGGRGDELVRLKIVLPKPSDPELEAFVKSWEAGRAHNPRETSR, via the coding sequence TTGAGCAGTCCTTATGAGGTCTTGGGGGTATCGCCGACAGCCTCGGCGGATGAAATTCAGAAGGCCTACCGAAAGCTCGCCAAGACCCTCCATCCCGATCTCAATCCCGGCGACCGTACGGCTGAAGACAAGTTCAAGGCCGTCGCGGGAGCCTATGATCTCCTTCGCGATCCCGAAAAGCGGCGTCGCTTCGACGCCGGCGAGATCGATGAGACCGGCGCCGAGCGACCGCCGCAGGGCTATTACCGGGACTATGCCAGCAACGATTACGGCCGATATGCCAATAGCGGCGGCTTTGCGGATTTCGACGAGGACCTGTTCGCCGACTTGTTCCGGCAACGTGGGAGAGGGCAGCCCAATCGGCGCGGCGAGGATCTCCAGTTCCGCCTGGGTCTGACCTTGGCGCAGGCGATCACGGGCGGCGAACAGCGACTGACCCTGCCGGGTGGTGGTACGCTCGACGTCAAGATTCCTGCCGGGGTCGTCGATGGCCAGACATTGCGCCTCAAGGGCAAGGGCGGGATGGGCTTTGGCAGCGGCGGCCCCGGTGACGCCTACATCATGCTCGAGGTTCTGCCCGATCCGCGATTTGCGCGAGAAGGCGATGATCTCGTTCTCGAGGTTCCGATCTCGCTGAGCGAAGCGGTGCTTGGCGGAAAGATCCAGGTGGCGACACCCACGAGCCAGGTGTCGATGACGGTGCCGGCCGGTTCGAACAGCGGCAGCACATTGCGACTGAAGGGGCAGGGGGCCCCGCGTGCAGGCGGCGGCCGCGGCGACGAACTGGTCAGGCTCAAGATCGTACTGCCCAAGCCGTCCGATCCGGAGCTCGAAGCCTTCGTGAAAAGCTGGGAGGCGGGCAGGGCACACAATCCGCGGGAGACAAGCCGATGA
- the crcB gene encoding fluoride efflux transporter CrcB — MRLFFIVFMGSGIGGALRHLVGLVSLRLLGPSFPYGTLAINVFGSALMGLVVGVLSMRSGTSHELRVFLTTGLIGGFTTWSTFSLDAYSLWERGEQAAAIGYVLGSLILSFAVLAVVLVVARRFG, encoded by the coding sequence ATGCGCTTGTTCTTCATCGTGTTCATGGGTTCAGGGATCGGTGGCGCGCTGCGCCATCTCGTAGGGCTCGTATCGCTCCGACTGCTCGGACCGAGCTTTCCCTATGGAACGCTGGCCATAAATGTCTTCGGCTCGGCGCTGATGGGGTTGGTCGTCGGAGTGCTGTCGATGCGCTCGGGGACCAGCCATGAGTTGCGGGTCTTCCTGACCACCGGCCTCATCGGCGGTTTCACCACCTGGTCGACGTTCAGCCTTGACGCGTACAGTCTGTGGGAACGCGGCGAACAGGCGGCGGCGATAGGCTACGTCCTTGGCAGTCTCATCCTGTCTTTCGCGGTTCTGGCCGTTGTCCTGGTGGTGGCTCGCCGCTTCGGTTGA
- a CDS encoding winged helix-turn-helix domain-containing protein — protein sequence MPPRGYHFGQFVLDPEDRRLLRDGVPVELNARYLDALALLVRHAGSLVGKDRFLAEVWKDVPVTDEALTQCIRLLRQRLGDDASRPHFIETVPKHGYRFIAEVDWRESSAPAEDAAPHTLPPSAAPSALRRVAMMAGAGTLGAGGAGLIGGLAYGFIAATPPLSNGGGAASSVFVLLWLTLAVALVGGAGVSLGIAWAEAAGKRPWLTLGGAVGGMIVGGVVKLLGIDAFNLLFGQSPTGITGGLEGLFLGAGVGLGATLSGMGRSDRSLRSVAARAALCGGAAGSVVVLLGGHLMAGSFEQLVQTFPQSRIGLAQIGGLFGEQGLGPVAETACAFVEGALFAAGLVVAMTLARREMDRPEGRSAATSTLVASRRGGAPRLG from the coding sequence GTGCCGCCGCGTGGATATCATTTCGGCCAGTTCGTCCTCGATCCCGAGGATCGGCGCCTGCTGCGTGACGGCGTTCCGGTCGAACTCAACGCGCGCTATCTCGACGCACTGGCGCTTCTCGTGCGCCATGCCGGGTCGCTCGTCGGCAAGGACCGTTTTCTGGCGGAAGTGTGGAAAGATGTGCCTGTCACCGACGAGGCGCTGACCCAGTGCATCCGGCTCCTTCGCCAGCGTCTGGGTGACGATGCGAGCCGTCCGCATTTCATCGAGACGGTACCCAAGCATGGCTACCGCTTCATTGCCGAGGTCGACTGGCGCGAAAGCTCTGCCCCGGCCGAAGACGCGGCCCCCCACACGCTTCCCCCGTCGGCCGCGCCCTCGGCGCTCCGCCGCGTAGCGATGATGGCGGGAGCCGGGACCCTGGGTGCTGGGGGCGCCGGATTGATCGGCGGGCTCGCATACGGCTTTATCGCCGCGACGCCGCCGCTCTCGAACGGAGGCGGCGCCGCGTCCTCCGTCTTCGTGTTGCTCTGGCTAACCCTGGCGGTGGCGCTCGTGGGCGGCGCGGGTGTCAGCCTAGGGATCGCTTGGGCCGAGGCCGCTGGAAAACGCCCATGGCTTACTCTTGGCGGCGCAGTCGGCGGAATGATCGTCGGCGGCGTCGTGAAGTTGCTTGGGATCGACGCGTTCAATCTCTTGTTCGGCCAGTCACCGACAGGGATTACGGGCGGGCTCGAGGGGCTTTTCCTGGGGGCTGGGGTAGGCCTTGGTGCTACCTTGTCCGGCATGGGCCGCTCTGATCGTTCCCTTCGCTCAGTGGCAGCGCGCGCGGCGCTTTGCGGCGGTGCGGCGGGCAGCGTTGTCGTTCTTCTTGGCGGACATCTCATGGCCGGGAGTTTCGAGCAACTCGTCCAGACATTCCCGCAATCGCGGATCGGCCTTGCGCAGATCGGCGGCCTGTTCGGTGAACAGGGTCTTGGTCCGGTGGCGGAGACGGCATGCGCGTTCGTCGAAGGGGCGCTGTTCGCGGCGGGCCTGGTCGTTGCGATGACGCTGGCGCGCCGTGAGATGGACAGGCCTGAAGGCCGCTCGGCGGCGACGTCCACCCTGGTTGCGAGCCGCAGAGGCGGCGCGCCTCGGTTGGGTTAG
- a CDS encoding DUF937 domain-containing protein: MNLADLLPEGSLDALTQQLGISREDAERGAQALLPSLIGGINGKTAAPVEPAGLAAQVQALGGSGLIDNVVGSNPTDTGLGNQLLGSLFGSKDVSREVAGQASQATGLDPAILKKMLPILAMLIAGHLAKRSGGQQGGLESILGSIAGALAGSGGSSGSAASAGGLGGILGSILGGR; this comes from the coding sequence ATGAACCTTGCCGATCTGCTTCCCGAAGGAAGCCTCGACGCCTTGACCCAGCAACTTGGCATTTCACGCGAAGACGCCGAGCGCGGGGCGCAGGCTCTTCTTCCCTCGCTCATCGGCGGTATCAACGGCAAGACGGCGGCCCCGGTTGAACCGGCAGGTCTCGCGGCGCAGGTCCAGGCGCTGGGTGGCTCGGGGCTCATCGATAATGTCGTCGGCTCCAACCCCACTGACACCGGCCTTGGCAATCAACTGCTGGGGAGCCTGTTCGGCTCGAAGGACGTAAGCCGCGAGGTCGCCGGGCAAGCATCGCAGGCCACTGGCCTCGATCCAGCGATCCTCAAGAAGATGCTCCCTATCCTCGCGATGCTCATCGCGGGGCACCTCGCCAAGCGCTCCGGGGGGCAGCAGGGCGGACTGGAATCCATTCTGGGCAGCATCGCCGGTGCGCTCGCCGGTAGCGGCGGGTCCTCCGGAAGCGCCGCGTCAGCCGGCGGGCTCGGCGGCATATTGGGATCGATCCTGGGCGGCCGTTGA
- a CDS encoding nuclear transport factor 2 family protein, which yields MDDRAQIEHAEGRLRTAMLASDVATLDALLSPDVIFTNQVDARLNKGDDLGAHQSGLLRIEQLDPVEPPLVRLLGDSAVVCLAVQLSGSYDAQPFSGTFAYTRCWHRLPGDQWRIEAAHCSPVVRP from the coding sequence ATGGACGACCGCGCGCAGATCGAGCATGCCGAAGGCCGGCTTCGCACGGCGATGCTCGCGAGCGATGTGGCGACCCTCGATGCCCTGCTCAGCCCGGACGTGATTTTTACCAACCAGGTCGACGCGCGGCTCAACAAGGGCGATGATCTCGGCGCTCACCAGTCCGGCCTGCTTCGCATCGAACAACTGGACCCCGTCGAGCCACCCCTCGTTCGCCTCCTGGGCGACAGCGCGGTGGTCTGCCTCGCGGTCCAGTTGTCGGGATCCTACGACGCGCAACCGTTCAGCGGCACCTTCGCCTATACGCGCTGCTGGCACCGGCTGCCGGGCGATCAATGGCGCATCGAGGCGGCCCATTGCTCGCCCGTCGTTCGGCCATGA
- a CDS encoding globin domain-containing protein, translating into MRTASPAAMEIVKATAPALEKHGVEITTAMYARLLQDPEIAAMFDRAAQESGEQPRRLAGAILAYAKNIDKLQNLGGAVQRMVARHVETGVRPEHYPHVAAALLPAIREVLGAEVATDDVLAAWGEAYWMLADILIAAETQAYEEASAA; encoded by the coding sequence ATGCGTACAGCCTCACCCGCCGCCATGGAGATCGTCAAGGCCACGGCCCCCGCTCTTGAGAAGCATGGCGTCGAGATCACCACGGCCATGTATGCCCGGCTGCTGCAGGACCCCGAGATCGCCGCCATGTTCGATCGCGCGGCGCAGGAAAGCGGCGAGCAGCCGCGCCGGCTGGCCGGCGCGATCCTGGCCTATGCCAAAAATATCGACAAGCTCCAGAACCTTGGGGGCGCCGTGCAGCGCATGGTCGCCCGGCACGTCGAGACCGGCGTCAGGCCCGAGCATTATCCCCATGTCGCGGCCGCTCTCCTCCCGGCGATCCGTGAGGTGCTGGGCGCCGAAGTCGCCACGGACGATGTGCTAGCCGCCTGGGGCGAGGCCTATTGGATGCTTGCCGACATTCTCATCGCTGCCGAAACGCAGGCCTATGAAGAGGCCAGCGCGGCCTGA
- a CDS encoding DUF1971 domain-containing protein — translation MTVAIPANAKPYKRTATFTETTIPAGLLGDHSTKEGTWGLIRLEEGALRYVVTDERRPPSEQVLTVAGEPGVVEPTILHHVAPVGPVRFHVEFLRVD, via the coding sequence ATGACTGTCGCGATCCCAGCGAACGCCAAACCGTACAAGCGCACCGCGACCTTTACCGAAACCACCATCCCGGCAGGCCTGCTGGGCGACCATTCGACCAAGGAGGGCACCTGGGGCCTGATCCGGTTGGAAGAGGGCGCGCTTCGCTATGTGGTGACCGACGAGCGCCGGCCGCCTTCGGAGCAGGTCCTCACCGTCGCCGGCGAGCCGGGCGTGGTCGAACCGACCATCCTGCACCATGTGGCGCCGGTGGGGCCGGTTCGCTTCCACGTCGAATTTCTAAGGGTGGATTGA
- a CDS encoding group III truncated hemoglobin, translating to MSACYLDETAIDLLVPAFYARVRADALLGPIFESAIDDWPHHLAKLKDFWSSVMLASGRYKGQPMPAHIRHERALSKEAFARWLAIWRETTDELLAPAVARAFQDKADRIAQSLQLGMQFYRERSAA from the coding sequence ATGTCTGCTTGCTACCTCGACGAAACTGCCATCGACCTGCTCGTACCCGCCTTCTATGCCCGCGTCCGGGCGGATGCGTTGCTCGGGCCGATCTTCGAGAGCGCCATCGACGACTGGCCCCATCACCTGGCGAAGCTGAAGGATTTCTGGTCATCGGTGATGCTGGCAAGCGGGCGCTACAAGGGCCAGCCGATGCCCGCCCATATCCGTCACGAAAGGGCGTTGAGTAAGGAGGCCTTTGCCCGCTGGCTCGCGATCTGGCGAGAGACCACGGACGAACTTCTCGCGCCGGCCGTCGCCAGGGCGTTCCAGGACAAGGCGGACCGTATCGCCCAAAGCCTTCAGCTAGGGATGCAGTTTTATCGCGAACGGAGCGCCGCATGA
- a CDS encoding response regulator, which yields MVLDRPVLLFESDQPVLSSLQFALSLEGFLPADGNVPDADPATAECLVIDQRYRADGIGFLQELRDKGVAVPAILLATNPSRELRRRMKPLGAVLIEKPLLGNELTDALLTILASSKAA from the coding sequence ATGGTCTTGGATCGCCCGGTCCTGCTGTTCGAAAGCGATCAGCCTGTCCTGTCCTCCCTGCAGTTCGCCCTGAGCCTCGAGGGGTTCCTGCCCGCGGATGGCAATGTGCCGGACGCGGACCCCGCGACGGCCGAATGCCTCGTCATCGACCAGCGATATCGCGCCGATGGGATCGGCTTTCTGCAGGAGCTGCGGGACAAGGGCGTCGCCGTACCGGCGATCCTGCTGGCGACCAATCCCTCGCGGGAACTCCGTCGACGGATGAAGCCGCTCGGAGCGGTCCTGATCGAAAAGCCGCTGCTCGGCAACGAGCTCACTGATGCCCTCCTGACCATCCTCGCTTCCAGCAAGGCCGCCTGA
- a CDS encoding alternative oxidase, with the protein MTAPFIDLGVHHKASGLSDKVALGFTKVLRWCADTFFAQRYGHRAVVLETVAAVPGMVGATINHLACLRRMCDDKGWIKTLMDEAENERMHLMTFIEISKPTWFERAVIIGVQWVFYVFFFALYLLSAKTAHRVVGYFEEEAVISYTHYLAEIDEGRSANVPAPEIAKRYWGLPEEATLRDVVLVVRADEAHHRDVNHGFANELGGLPVGAVAQCPPHAELVPNWKKAA; encoded by the coding sequence ATGACTGCACCGTTCATCGATCTGGGCGTTCACCACAAGGCCAGCGGACTTTCCGACAAGGTGGCGCTCGGCTTCACCAAGGTCCTGCGCTGGTGCGCGGACACCTTTTTTGCCCAGCGCTACGGTCACCGGGCCGTCGTGCTCGAGACCGTCGCGGCGGTGCCCGGCATGGTCGGTGCGACGATCAACCACCTCGCCTGCCTGCGCCGCATGTGTGACGACAAGGGCTGGATCAAGACGCTCATGGACGAGGCTGAAAATGAGCGCATGCACCTCATGACCTTCATCGAGATTTCCAAGCCGACCTGGTTCGAGCGGGCCGTGATCATCGGCGTGCAATGGGTGTTCTATGTCTTCTTCTTTGCTCTTTATCTCTTGAGCGCCAAGACGGCCCACCGCGTCGTCGGCTATTTCGAGGAAGAGGCGGTGATCAGCTACACGCACTATCTCGCGGAAATCGACGAGGGCCGCAGCGCCAATGTGCCGGCGCCCGAGATTGCCAAGCGGTACTGGGGGCTGCCCGAGGAGGCTACCTTGCGCGATGTGGTGCTGGTCGTCCGCGCGGACGAGGCGCACCACCGCGACGTCAACCACGGCTTCGCCAATGAACTGGGCGGGTTGCCGGTTGGAGCCGTCGCGCAGTGCCCGCCCCACGCCGAGCTCGTCCCGAACTGGAAGAAGGCCGCCTGA
- a CDS encoding sensor histidine kinase has translation MARGDGASRLLPRLALPAALGVALLAIAGGLAVRLLFADQLGARATFIFFVPGVVAASALSGLRVGALASLAGAAAGLWCDHLTGPIEEGSVIAAVAFVAIGLAIALGGEWFQRARLASDEAAAGLASREAHLRSILDTVPDAMVVIDAAGLIRDFSPAAERMFGWKAQELTGRNVRLLMPEPYRAAHDGYLDRYYQTGERRIIGKGRVVVGERRDGSTFPLELAVGEVQANGQRFFTGFIRDLTERQHAEARLQELQSELVHVSRLTALGEMASALAHELNQPLSAIANYLKGSKMLLEREEDRNDRVIDAVGRAAAEALRAGEIIRRLRDFVARGETERTVESLPKLVEEASALALVGAKEHGIRVQHDFSPEIDLVLADKVQIQQVVLNLVRNAIDAMAGTGPGPRALTIAIAPADADMARVTVADTGPGIAADVADRLFQPFITTKRTGMGVGLSISRTIVEAHGGRIWAESHDGGGAVFGFTLPKADKEGPGDGE, from the coding sequence GTGGCTCGCGGCGATGGTGCAAGCCGGCTCCTGCCGCGGCTCGCCCTGCCCGCTGCCCTGGGCGTCGCGCTGCTCGCGATCGCCGGCGGCCTCGCGGTGCGGCTCCTGTTTGCCGATCAGCTCGGCGCGCGCGCGACCTTCATCTTCTTCGTCCCGGGCGTGGTTGCGGCAAGCGCCCTGTCAGGCCTTCGCGTCGGCGCGCTGGCTTCGCTGGCCGGCGCAGCCGCCGGTCTGTGGTGCGACCACCTGACAGGCCCGATCGAGGAAGGCAGCGTAATTGCCGCGGTGGCCTTCGTGGCGATCGGGCTCGCCATCGCGCTGGGGGGCGAGTGGTTTCAGCGAGCCCGTCTTGCTTCGGACGAGGCCGCTGCCGGCCTCGCCAGCCGAGAAGCCCATCTGCGCTCGATCCTCGACACCGTCCCCGACGCCATGGTGGTGATCGATGCTGCGGGGCTCATTCGAGACTTCAGCCCTGCGGCGGAACGGATGTTCGGCTGGAAGGCACAGGAGCTCACGGGCCGCAACGTGCGGCTGCTGATGCCCGAGCCCTACCGCGCAGCCCATGATGGCTATCTGGATCGCTATTACCAGACCGGAGAGCGCCGCATCATCGGCAAGGGCCGTGTCGTCGTGGGCGAACGCCGCGATGGGTCGACCTTTCCGCTCGAACTCGCCGTCGGCGAAGTGCAGGCCAACGGGCAGCGCTTCTTCACCGGCTTCATCCGCGATCTCACCGAGCGCCAGCATGCCGAGGCGAGGCTTCAGGAATTGCAGAGCGAACTCGTTCACGTCTCGCGGCTGACCGCCTTGGGAGAAATGGCCTCGGCCCTTGCCCATGAACTGAACCAGCCCCTCTCCGCGATCGCCAACTATCTCAAGGGCAGCAAGATGCTGCTCGAACGCGAGGAGGATCGCAACGACCGGGTTATCGATGCGGTCGGCCGCGCCGCCGCCGAGGCGCTGCGCGCCGGGGAAATCATCCGCCGGCTGCGCGATTTCGTCGCGCGCGGCGAAACCGAACGAACGGTCGAAAGTCTGCCGAAGCTTGTCGAGGAGGCGAGCGCGCTGGCGCTCGTCGGCGCCAAGGAGCATGGGATACGCGTCCAGCATGACTTCAGCCCTGAGATCGACCTCGTGCTCGCGGACAAGGTGCAGATCCAGCAGGTGGTGCTCAACCTCGTTCGCAATGCCATCGACGCCATGGCCGGGACTGGGCCGGGGCCCCGCGCGTTGACCATCGCCATCGCGCCGGCCGACGCCGACATGGCGCGGGTGACGGTCGCCGATACCGGCCCGGGCATCGCGGCCGATGTGGCCGACCGGCTGTTTCAGCCGTTCATCACGACGAAACGCACCGGCATGGGTGTAGGCCTGTCGATCTCGCGCACGATCGTCGAGGCCCATGGCGGGCGCATCTGGGCGGAATCTCATGACGGGGGCGGGGCCGTGTTCGGCTTCACGCTGCCCAAGGCGGACAAGGAAGGGCCAGGCGATGGCGAGTGA
- the fixJ gene encoding response regulator FixJ produces MASDPIVYVIDDDDSVRHSLEFLLDVAGIRVRSYASADAFLKSSPPLAGACLVTDVRMPGMTGIELAEKLQLAGAGVPVIVVTGHADVPLAIQAMKAGVADFIEKPFDDEVMLSAIRSALARTAGDAASAAERQAILDRIAMLSPREREVMDGLVAGQANKAIAYDLEISARTVEVYRANVMMKMQAKTLSDLVRMVTIARLS; encoded by the coding sequence ATGGCGAGTGACCCGATCGTTTATGTGATCGATGACGACGATAGCGTCCGGCATTCACTGGAATTTCTCCTTGATGTGGCCGGGATACGGGTGCGCTCCTATGCTTCGGCAGACGCTTTCCTAAAATCATCGCCGCCCCTCGCCGGCGCCTGCCTCGTGACCGACGTGCGCATGCCCGGGATGACCGGCATCGAGCTGGCCGAAAAGCTGCAGCTCGCCGGCGCAGGTGTCCCCGTCATCGTGGTGACCGGCCATGCCGACGTCCCGCTGGCGATCCAGGCGATGAAAGCCGGCGTGGCGGACTTCATCGAGAAGCCGTTCGATGACGAGGTCATGCTGAGCGCGATCCGCAGCGCGCTGGCGCGCACCGCGGGAGATGCCGCCTCCGCCGCGGAAAGGCAGGCCATCCTCGACCGCATCGCCATGCTCAGCCCCCGCGAGCGCGAGGTCATGGACGGCCTCGTCGCCGGCCAGGCGAACAAGGCGATCGCCTATGACCTGGAGATCAGCGCGAGGACGGTCGAGGTCTACCGCGCCAATGTCATGATGAAAATGCAGGCAAAGACCTTGTCCGACCTCGTCCGGATGGTCACGATCGCGCGGCTATCCTGA
- a CDS encoding alpha/beta hydrolase — MTDIVFVHGMFQNPKSWENWIHMFSDKGYNCHAPAWPLHEGDPRSLRDNPPPGLGELRLKDVIASIEVTVRGLGRPVMIGHSVGGLITQILLSRGLLSAGVAIDSVAPNAMVDFDWGFLKNSAIIANPLKGDEPIYMDAKTFHGAFANSLSEEEAARAFEATATHDSRNILRDCMGEDGRIDLGAPHAPLLLIGGEEDEIIPAHLTEKNHRAYKDEGSVAEFVSFPGRSHFICNEPGWEEVAQTALQFIERNGVRAGSGARSIEPM; from the coding sequence ATGACCGACATCGTCTTCGTCCACGGCATGTTCCAGAACCCCAAAAGCTGGGAAAACTGGATCCATATGTTCAGCGACAAGGGATACAATTGCCACGCCCCGGCCTGGCCGCTGCATGAAGGTGATCCGCGCTCGCTGCGCGATAATCCGCCGCCGGGTCTGGGCGAACTTCGCCTCAAGGATGTCATCGCATCTATCGAGGTTACGGTGCGTGGGCTCGGCCGCCCGGTGATGATCGGCCATTCGGTGGGCGGTCTCATTACCCAGATCCTGTTGAGCCGGGGATTGCTGTCAGCCGGGGTGGCGATCGATTCCGTCGCGCCCAATGCCATGGTCGACTTCGACTGGGGCTTTCTCAAGAACAGCGCGATCATCGCCAACCCGTTGAAGGGTGACGAACCCATCTACATGGATGCCAAGACCTTCCACGGCGCTTTCGCCAACAGTTTGAGCGAAGAGGAGGCAGCGCGCGCGTTCGAAGCGACGGCGACGCATGACAGCCGCAATATCCTGCGCGACTGTATGGGCGAGGATGGCCGGATCGATCTCGGCGCGCCGCACGCGCCCTTGCTGCTGATCGGCGGTGAGGAGGACGAGATCATCCCGGCGCATCTGACCGAGAAAAACCACAGGGCCTATAAGGATGAGGGGAGCGTTGCGGAGTTCGTGTCCTTTCCTGGCCGGAGCCACTTCATCTGCAACGAGCCCGGCTGGGAAGAGGTCGCGCAGACGGCGCTCCAGTTCATCGAGCGCAACGGCGTCCGTGCCGGATCTGGCGCCCGCAGCATTGAACCGATGTGA
- a CDS encoding glucose 1-dehydrogenase: protein MSDTQGMIDEDALPGHESGLDPKPEWQPRYKGSDRLAGKVAIITGADSGIGRAVAALYAREGADIAIAYLCEDDDAAETKRIVEAEGRKAITIRGDIGEKDTSERIVAETLSAFGKIDILVNNAGEQHPDKDITDITEEQLRRTFQTNIFGMFFLVQAARPHLKQGAAIINCTSVTMYQGSKELLDYSSTKGAITAFTRSLSENLVGDGIRVNAVAPGPIWTPLNPCGGASPEKLDHFGENTPMGRPGQPNEVAPAFLFLACEDSSYMSGQVLHPNGGTIVNG, encoded by the coding sequence ATGAGCGATACCCAGGGGATGATTGACGAAGATGCGCTTCCGGGTCACGAGAGCGGTCTCGATCCAAAGCCAGAGTGGCAACCGCGCTACAAGGGTTCCGATCGCCTCGCGGGCAAGGTCGCGATCATCACCGGTGCTGACAGCGGGATCGGCCGGGCGGTGGCGGCGCTCTATGCCCGGGAGGGCGCCGACATCGCGATCGCCTATCTGTGCGAAGATGACGATGCGGCCGAGACGAAGCGCATCGTTGAGGCCGAAGGGCGCAAGGCGATCACCATTCGGGGTGATATCGGAGAGAAGGACACTTCGGAGCGGATCGTCGCCGAGACGCTCAGCGCGTTCGGCAAGATCGACATCCTGGTCAACAATGCCGGCGAGCAGCATCCCGACAAGGACATCACCGACATTACCGAGGAACAGCTGCGTCGCACGTTCCAGACCAACATCTTCGGGATGTTTTTCCTCGTCCAGGCGGCGCGGCCGCATCTCAAGCAAGGCGCTGCCATCATCAACTGCACCTCGGTCACCATGTACCAGGGTTCAAAGGAATTGCTCGACTACAGTTCAACCAAGGGCGCCATCACCGCCTTTACCCGCTCGCTGTCCGAGAACCTCGTCGGCGACGGCATTCGCGTCAATGCAGTGGCGCCGGGGCCGATCTGGACCCCGCTCAACCCCTGCGGCGGCGCCAGCCCGGAGAAGCTCGACCATTTTGGCGAGAACACCCCGATGGGCCGGCCCGGACAGCCCAACGAGGTCGCCCCCGCCTTCCTTTTCCTCGCCTGCGAGGACTCCAGCTACATGTCGGGGCAAGTCCTGCATCCCAACGGCGGCACGATCGTGAACGGCTAA